Below is a window of Candidatus Poribacteria bacterium DNA.
TCTTTTCCGAGGATGAATTCAATAATCGACGAAAAGTCTGTGTGCTTGGCTTAGAAGTCGCGACGGAGTTGTTTGGGGATCAGCCTCCGATGGGCACAGAAATCAAGCTTTCGCTTCAAGGTGGAAGACCCGACCGTTTCCGCATCCTCGGCGTAATGGCGAAACGCGGCACAAGTCTTCAATACGGATTCAGTTGGGACGATGTTGTGTTTATACCTTTGACGACTGCCCAAGACAGATTCAAAGGCAAACGCCACGTCAATTATCTTAACGTCAGGGCGGTGGACTCAGATTCCATTGAGAAAGCCGCTGAAGAAGTGACTGCCGTTCTAAAAAAACGACATCGGAACCAAGACAATTTTTTCGATATTAGTTTCGCGACTGCGGCTGTCAAAGAACTGGATAAAATCAGTCGCATCATTAAAATCATGCTTAGCAGTATCGCCGGGTTTTCGCTGTTTGTCGGCAGTGTTGGCATTATGAATATGATGTTGGTTTCAGTGAACCAACGCACCCGTGAGATCGGAATCCGTCGAGCGATTGGTGCGAAGCGGCGGGACATTTTCTTGCAGTTTTTGATTGAGGCGATCGTGATGTGCGGTATCGGCGGCTTATTCGGTATTGGACTGGGGATAGGCACTGGGTATGTCTGTTCATACATTGCTGTCACAATCGTCAAAGTGATTCCGCAGTGGCCCGTCGTGATTTCACCATACTGGATGGTAGTTTCTGTTAGTATCTCCGCTGGTATCGGTATTCTGTTTGGACTCTATCCTGCGATCCGCGCCTCACACATCTCGCCAATTGAGGCACTGAGAACGCAATAAAACCAAATTTCACATCATTTGTCCCTCTGAAGTTCGACATAGCAAAGTAGCGGGGCTCTCCGCGCAATAGCGGTAGCATGATCTGTTACGCCGACTTAAATTTTCGCGTTATTCCGAAAATAGTGCAACTTCTTGGAACCCAAAATCCGTCACTTAAATTAACAGATATAAAATTTTACTCAAATTGCTACTTGCAAATTCAATGCAAGTTCTACTTTAAAGGGGAAAAAATGCGCTTCGTAACGATTAACCTATTCCTTGTCTGTTTATTTCTGTTTGGCATCGGTCACCTCGCTTTTGGACATGATGAAATTGAAACGGCTTCTGAATCACACGGTCCCTATATGGGCGACGCGTCTTGGGATGCCGCGCTTGAAACGTTCTATGAACTTCTCAAGACGGATCCAAAAGCGGCGCGCGTGGAACTCGAGAACGTTGCCAAAACGTTGTTCAACGAACATCCGCGGACAGAAGAGTGGGTGGAACTTTTTTACCAAGTCTTCTACCAAATCAGTCTAAAGGAAGCTCAAGAAAAAGAAACCGAGCCCCCCTGGCAGCTTATTTCGGAAATCAAACGTCTATATGAACTCGGACTCGAAATGCTAACTTCTATGGATACAGAGAAGTACGCAAAGCAGATACAAGTTCACCAAGATGCCCTTGATTACTATACAGAACTCGCTGAATTCGCCGAGATTATGGGCGATAAATCACTGAAATCTGAAGAGATCGCTCCGAACAAGCAGAACCACACTTCTCAATCTGAGTCAGCATTATCTGATGCGGAAGACCAAATCGCTCATCAGCAGTATATGGAGAAATTTTTCGAGTTGCTACCGACCGACCCAGAAGCCGCACGTCAGGAACTTGAAACCTATGCTGCAAAGTCATATCAGGGACATCCGCTTACAGAAGAATGGGTGGCACACTTTTTTCGTATGGGAAGTGACGGGGAAGCATCGGTTTCAGATATTACCCGTTTTATGGAAATGACAAAACAGATACGAACCGATATGGATCCTGAAAAGTATGCTAAAGAAATCAAGGGATTAGAAGATAGTTTGACGCAACTGAAAATGGTTGCAACATTCTATGAACGCGACGGGATAACTGATGCAAAGATTCCATTCAACCCAAACGTAGGCGACAAGAAGCGTGAACAGAAAAGTGCTTCGGATGCCCCCAAGGTCTCCCATACTGAGAAAATCGGCAAACCTGCGATGGATTTTGAGGTAATAGACTTGAAGGGTCAGGAGCTCTCATTAAAGAAATACCGCGGACAGGTCGTGCTACTTGACTTCTGGGCGACATGGTGTTTTCCGTGTAGGGCAGAAATGCCGCATCTCAAAAGGGTTTATGATAAATACAAAGACCAAAAATTTGAGATTATTGGGATCAGTTTAGACCATGGAAGGGCAGTGCTTGATTCGTATGTTGAAAAACAGAATATCACCTGGCTTCAGTTTTTGGATGAGGGGGGTGCCGTTACACAAATGTATAACGTTAAAGGAATTCCGGCGACCTTTCTGATTGATGGAGAAGGGATCGTTCGCAAAGTTGAACTCCGTGGGCGCGCGCTTGAGGCAGCTGTCGCGGAACTGGTGAAGGAGAATCTGTCTCAGCAGACCAAATAGTTCTTGTAGGGAAATCGGGTTCTTGTGCCTCGGTTTCCCTATAAATCCAATTCGAAAGAATTTAGAAACCCACCAGAAATTGATTTTTCACATTATTCTGAAAATGATGCAACTTCTTAAAACCTAAAATCCGTCACTTAAGTTAAAAGGTGTAATAATTCCGGAGGAGGCTGGTAGTGGAACACAGCGATGCTGAACTCATTCAACGGGTATTACAAGGCGATCAGGATGCGTTCGGTCCCTTAGTCGAAAAGTATCAGAAGGGAGTTCACGCGCTTGCTTGGCGAAAAATCGGCGATTTTCACATCGCACAAGAAATTGCGCAGGACGCGTTCTTCAAGGCATACCAGCAACTCGGAACCCTAAAAAACCATAACCAATTTGCGGGATGGCTGTATGTCATCGCGGCACACTTGTGTGCTGACTGGTTCCGAAAACATCGCCCACCGGAACAATCCTTAGAAGTTACTGATATGAGTGAGGTGAATGAAGTGTCATACTCTCGATACATCGCAGAAAAACAGGCAACCGAAGCCGATGAAGCGCGTCGTGAAGTCGTTAAGAAGCTGCTCCAGAAGTTACCAGAAAGCGAACGCACCGTGATGACGCTTTACTACCTCGGTGAAATGACGATCAAAGCCATTTCCGAGTTTCTCGGGGTCTCTCCGAACACCATCAAAAGCCGCCTGAGTCGCGCACGCGATCGTCTAAAGAAGGAAGAAGACCTGATTCGACAAAATCTCAGCAGTTTCCAACTGCCTGCTAACTTGACACAGGATATCATGAACGAGATCTCACGTATCGTCCCTGCAGCACCCACTGCGAATAAACCTGTAGTGCCTTGGGTGTTTTCTGCGGCATCTGCTGTCTTAATTTTTCTTTTGATGGGGGTTGGCACACAATATCTCTCCCGTTTTCAGAAACCCTACGATTTGAACGCCACATCGGAACGAACAGTTGAACTCATTGAGGCGGTTTTGGTCTTAGATTCACCCACGAAACCTGCGGTGCGAAATCAGGCAGGAAGTTCATCGACGCCCGGTAGGAACCCGGGTGCAGGTCAGCAACCCGATGCGCGACTTTTTGCCGCCGCACTTGTGGATGAAACCGAGGTTTCAACGCCAGAACCGCAGTGGATCCAAACGAAGGGACCCGCAGGCGGGCTTGTCAATACCCTCTTCACGACAAGGCGTGGAGACATTTACGCTGGAACTTCCACGAATTTTTACAAGATGGCAGACGACAGACATTCATGGAAACTCGTCATCGCTGGAGGTCCAACCTCACTCAGCCTGAAAGATTGGATAATGGGCGGCACACAACAAATGGCAGAGCGAGATGATACACTCTACGTTGCTATCAATGGAGAGGTATCGGCTTCTACAGATTATGGTGAGACATGGATGTCGCTCGATGCGCACCCAAAAGGACAACCCGTCGGGTTCGTCTTAACGGATGGGGTCCCTGGGGCAGAAGTCGACATGACCCTGAACCTTGCTCTCGTTGACGGTGTATTCCGTTCTGTGGACGCCGGCAAGTCGTGGATACCTCTGAACGATGGAAATTTGGCAGATCGAAAAATTCGTGCAATTGCCGCCGTTGAAAACACCCTGTTTGCTGGGACTGACAGTGGACTCTATCGACGCAACGAGGATACATGGGAAAGATTGACCATCCGTCCGGCAGAGACCTCCGAAAATCAATTCGCTATCCATGCCTTAGCCGTCGATGAACATCGTCTCTATGTTGCTGCGGGGGACGAACTCACAAATCAGAATCAGCTTGGGATGCAATTTAGGGCTACGCTGACAGGAAGTGGCCAGTGGTCCCTTTACCGTTCAACCGATCGAGGCGATACATGGTATTCCATAGATCCACGAAAAAGGCAAGAGCAGGAGGAAGAGAGACAACAGAGGGGACAATTTGGGGGAGGTTTCCCATTCCCTGGTGCAGAGGAAACAGAAATCTATATGCCCAGTGTCAAGCTCTTCGCGACGCCCGGTAGGATTGTCGTCGCAGATGCGTTTGGAGAACTTTTCTACTCCATGAATACTGGGGAAACCTGGACTGCTTTAGATGTAAAGAGCGGGTCAGGTTACAACGTGCCGCCGCCTGTGCTGATGATGGACGAGAACACTTTCTACAAAGGAGGACCTTCTGGGGTTCAGACCACAATTGATGGTGGCAAAACGTGGTCTGAGTTTAATAGCGGACTCGTGGGCACTCCCGTTCAGACGCTCATCGCTGTTAAGGGTGAGCTCTACGCAAATTCAACAAATGGGTTTATCTCCTCAACGGATAGGGGTGAATCGTGGATGCCGCTTCCCAGTGAGATTGACCACGGTGTCATTATTGAGGCGTTTGACGATACTTTGTATGTAAAGAGAGGGAATCACATGAATACCCCTTCACCTATAGCCCGTCTATCCACCGAGGACAATAGTCTAACGTTTATCCCCGGCATGCCTGCCTTTGAAAGCGTCACGTCACAAAATATGGACGAAGAAATGAACAAAATTATGATGGAAGCGTTTACCGACAAGGCTCAGCAAAGCCTTGAAAAAGGCGAGCCACCAAATCCCGAGGATGTTGATTTTGACCAGTTAAATGAAGCCATGAATAAGGTTATGCAAGAACAAGCCTCGGCTGGTCTGCTGGCGTTTATTGGAAGATTTGCCGTGAGTGGCGATACCTACTATGTGGAATATGGGAAGGCGCTTTACAGATGGAAACCGGGTATGCGTGAATGGCACAACACGGGTTTAGTAGATCAAGGCGAAGACGCTTTTGCATCCCTATTCTCCGGTCCTTTTGATTATTCCACTGATGTCTCCACTTCTTATGATACCATTAATTCTAGCGGTTTCAAAATCGCCGTGTCGGACAGCACGGTTTACATCGGAAAACGGGAAGGGCACCTCTTTCAATCGTTTGATGAAGGGGACACATGGAACGATGTTACTGCAGATATCCCGTTCTCTTTTGAGAAATTCGATGCAATCGCTTTCGCAGGACCTACCGTCTACGTGGCAACCGACAAAGGCATTGCGTATTCGAGCGACGGCACGCACTGGCACGCCACAACCGATACCGAAGGGAGAACGCCTGTCATTTCCCGATTGGCAGTGGTAGGCACAACGGTATATGGGCAGACTGACCAACACGTGTATCTGTTGAAAGAGGGTTCTAATATATGGAAACAGGCAACACCCGAACTCCCAGGCTCGGTCATCTCTTTCGCTGTTGATGGCAACACACTGTATATCGGAACTGCGAATCGTGGTGTCCTGCGTTTCACGCTTGATGAATAAGGTGGATAAGTGATGAGAGATATGAGTTATCACGCGCGAATCGTCAGTTTCGATGAATGAAGCAACCTGTAATTGCTAAGGAGGAACTAAAATGATCCGATTTTTTATTTTTCTCACGTTTTTTGTCATCTTCACAGCTGGAAATACTGGCTGCGATCACGCCCCTGATGGCGTGGATGAAGAAACGTCGGTCAGCACCGTCGAGAGGTTGAGTGAAGAAGACAAAGCAGCCCTTGCAAATAAGTTGAAATCTCTAGATTATCTGTTATCTCGCCCACTCGAACAGCGAATAGCAAGGTCACAAGAATATGTGCGCAAGTATCTTGAACTCGAAGATAAAGACAGTGCGGAAGCATTAGAGACACTCACAATGGCTTTGTATATCCACGCTAAGGGAGATCATCCTCTCTTGGAAGAATGGGTAGTTCTCGCACATAAGGTTTTCCGGGAAAAAGAAGCAACGGTGCCGGAGCTTCTGCGTGCGAAGCAGATAGAACTCCAAATCGCGCGCGATAACAATGAAAGTCGGAAGCATATTAAAGCTTTGGAAGAAGATGCTGAACTATTTGAACATCAGATTCAGGACCTTAAAGCACAGGGGGTAAACCCTCAAGAATTCAAAATTTCTGTAGAAGTCGAGGGTGATGAAGATGAAGAGTAACCCTATTTTTTAGTGTTTCTAATGTGGAGGAAATTGAAATGCGTCAGTTAAAAGGGTTATTTATCTGTTTGTCAGTTTTATTAACTGTATCGCTCATTTTTAAGTTTGGGTGTACCACCGAAGAATACGGTAAAACAGGATTTGATATTGTATTGGCAGTTACCGGCATGACACGAGTTACTTCTGCCTTCAGCGTTATGAACGCATTGCAAAAGATTGATGCATTGGTTATTGATGATGCAACTTACAAGGTAATAGGAGCCACACTGCCGTTTGGTAGGGTGAAAAATGAGTCGCCAGTTACAATAAAGTATCCTCATCACACTGAAAAGGTTAAGAATGAAATGACCGAGCCAGTTTTGGAAAACAAAATAGGCTGGAATCTGAAGCCTAATGAACCGAAATACTTTATTGTTCAGGTAAGGGCACTCGCTGAGGCAGATCCCACTAATGATGTGAATGAAGTAATCTCAGAGCGTGTAAAAGCAGCTTTAATAGAAGTCGTCGAAAAAGTGGGGTTTGAAGCGCGTGTGGAGAGCATAGAAGCACTCGAAGCAACTTCTACGAAGCGTTACACATTCGGACCCAATTAGCAATCCAAGAACTGTAGGCGTGCTTCCCGAGCACGCCTTTTTTATTCTGTAAACTCGCTTTGTAAACCCAGCGTTAAATCTTCTATACGAAATTTGACAATGAGACTTTAAGTTATTATAATAACCCAAGTTACGACCTATTTATTCTCACTGCGAAGCAATAGCACCCCTACGGGGTGAAAAAGTGCATGAAAACCTTATTGAAATCCACAGAAATACCCAAGCAAGACCCCAATATTCATAGTGGGTTTCAGAATTACTGATACATTCTACATTGGCGACGTTAGGAAACCTCGATAGCGAGGCGGAAAGCGTGTCTATTTATTTTTGAATCCACCATAGTAATAGTAACTTGGGTTATAACAGTCTTTAAAACCGCTGAAAACCAGATATGCCCAGAAAACAGATATGAAATACATATTATATATCATAGTTTTTTTCACGCTTACTGTATCCCCACAAACGTTTGCTGAAACGCCAGACGGCACAATTCCTTTCGATTGCCCTGATATACCAAACCCCAAGTTTCAATTCCACTTCACCCGTGAACTGATCGCGCTTGCTGTTACAACAGCACCCTTCAATACCGTGGACGATCTTTACATCCAAATTTACGATGATGAAGCAGGTATTTATGATAAACTCGCGCAATACTACGGCGAGGAGGTGAAAGTAAAAAACTGGCACGGTGTCCAAGAAGATGATAGGGTCCGACTCTATGTCCCGGACGGAACCGCTCTGCAAAATCCGCAGGCAGATGACACCTTCACGGGCATCTTTGCAGTCGTAAAAGGCGATGCGGCCATCTATCTGCTAAACATCGTTGGGAGTGTTCCAACGCAACAAACGGGTCGGCTCTTGGGGAGTCTCGGTGAACTCGGCATTGAGATCTCTGAATTGAAATCGCTTCCGGCGTTGGAGATTGATAAGCGATCTTTATCTTCACCGACAGGCTTCCGAATAGCCGATGGTTCCCCAATTCATGAAATTCAGATTAAAGGCAATCAGAAAATTGATCGGACGGAGATTCTCGAAACGCTTGAAGCAGGTGACGAGGACATCGATAAAGCGGTGGAAGCACTACGAAAAAAAATGGGATACAGGTTAGAAGGCGTAGAAACATCAGTTAAACAGGAAAATGACAAGCATATTGCGGTCATTACTGTGAAGGAACGTCCTTCGCAGTCTGCCGGCTTTGGTGGTGGGGGACCTATTATTAATTTTAACCGTGTCACAGGTTGGGAACTCGGTGCTGAACTCGAAAGTAGGCTTCCGGGTGCTCGTCTTCCAGACGGCACTTTGGCTTCAAAGCTTTTAGGATATATAGGCTACGGATTTGGAAACCGGCTGGTCAATTACGAGATTGGCGGAAAAACAATGCCTTTTTTGGCGTATACACACCGATCAGGAACAACTACTTTTGGAGATAAATCTGACAAATGGTATCTTGGATTCGGAGTAGATGCCAAAGTCTACCGTGTCACGGACATCACAACACCGATTCTTGCTGTTGTTGATGACTATGGTTCCGCTTACTATGATTCCCCTTTTCGGCTACTGTATAGCCTTTTTGGTGGAACCGATCTTCATAATTATTATTCGAGAAGAGGATTTGAAATTGGCTTGCGATGGGAAAATTTACCACGACCCGTGCCTACTTCTATCCCAATGCACTTAGCGAAGTTGACGTTTCTTGTTGAAAACCACGAGAGTCTAAAAAAAAGCACAGATTGGCATTTCTTCAATTGGCATTCAACGTCAAAAGCGAGAGAGAATCCAGTAATAACACCCGGTCGCATGCGGAGCGTCATGTTTGAATACGATCTTAACACCCGCCGAGACTACTTGGGTTGGCATAATACTTTCTTTGTTGAGCATAGTAGATCCGCCTTCGGCTCGGATTTCGATTTTACGCGCTATCAACTCCATCTCCGTTATGCACATCCACTCGGTAAACATCAGATACGGACCCGCGCGGTCGGCAGTTTTTCAACCGCCTCCCTACCGATCCAACGCCAATTTACCATCGGGGGTCCAGGGGTATTGAACGGCTACCCGCTCTACGCTTTCGCGGGGGACCGTGGCTACCTCTTCAACATCGAATATTTCTACCCTTTCCCGGAACTACCCACCTGGAGAAACATGCAATTTGATTTTTTTACGCTCTTTCTGGTGTTTTTCCTTGATGCAGGTCAGGCATGGAACATAGATGACGAAAGATCTACGTTTGTGCCGAAGACCGATGCCGGTATCGGTTTCCAGTTCGGTGAACGCGACTCCTTTCTACGCTTTAATGTTGCGCAGGCTTTTGAAGCAGAACAAGGTGTGCAATTCAACCTCCTCTGGTTTTATAGTTTTTAGAGACAATGAAATGCGCCGACACGCACATCGTGTTTTTTCCTATCTGTTTGGTTTCAGGTTGTATCAACATTAGTAATATCGTCCCCTTTCGAGAGATGGAAAAAAATGCAACCTTTGGGTCCCTAAGTGTCGTCACCTTATTCATAGGATGTTAAATTTTTTAGCGAAGTCGTGATAAACATGTTTATAATCTGAGAGAATGAAAAAACTGCAACTTTTTGGGAACTCGTTTGTAGTAATGTAAGGGATATACTTGTTGGAGGTATCTCCGAATCCCGACCTCTTTTGTAGATACACCTGTCTCACACGCATGAGGAACACCAAAATGCGAGGACGCACAAACCGAGCCTTATTGCTATCCTTTGCGCTCCATATCGTGGGAATGTTGGCGATTTCGCCGTTTCTTATCACCCATTTCCATGTAGAGAAAGAGAGCATATCCGCTGAGATATTGGAACCAGAATCCGAGCAGCGCGTGAGACAGCGGATTTTGCCGCCACGCACACCTGTGATCCCACAAGTAAGTGAGCCAGAGGCATCCCCCTCCTCCCCCGCTTCGCCGACGTATGCACGAGAGGTGACCGTTCCCAAGGCACCCCTTCACGCCGATGTAATTCCGGATGTGGTTACGCACGCCGATCTCCCCCAATCAGATGCTCCGAGTCCTGTATCCAATGCCAGTTTGGGAGAGGATGGCGAACTGTCGGGGCCCATTGTCGCTGAAGGACAGCGGGGAACCGGGGTTGGTGGACTTGGACACCGTGGACGTGGGACCGGCGGGTATGGGACCGGAAGACACTTTGCCAAGGGGAGAGGTGTATCGGATGTGGAACTCGCAACGCTTGAGGGCATAGGCACAGGACTCGGTATCTTCGACACAAATGTGATGTCCGGACACGGATTAATCGCTGAAGTTTACGTCCCAGGGGGTCGGATCCATCGAATGCCGGATTTCGATCTTTTAACCCCTGTCTATACCTTTGTTACAGCAAACTTAGACATCTCTGAACGAGACTATACCGAGGGATTTCCGACACCAGAAATGCAGCATGTTGTTGAGGACTTTGCAATCCGATTCCGAGGAGAGTTAGCAATTGAGACCCCCGGGTTGTACCAGTTTGGGCTTTATTCAGATGACGGGGCAAAACTCTATATTGATGGGACGCTTGTCGTGGACAACGATGGAATTCACGCGGGGAGAGGAAAACGGGGCAGTATAACGCTCTCAACAGGTGTATATCCCGTTGAGATTCAATACTTCCAAGGACCCCGATACTCTATCGCGCTACAGTGGTATTATGCCCCCCCGAATGAACCCTATTCTGAGACAAGGCGCTCCATTTCAATAACAATCCCCACATGGGAATTGAGATCGGAGGAATATATACTCGGTAGGATTGTGCCACCCGAAGTTATCTATCGGCCCCACAAACCCCGCATTCCAGACGCATTGAGAAAACTACAACAGCGCCTGAAGAACATTGACAACGCACACTGAAGGGATCTAACGCGAAAACCAAGCCCATAACGTAGTGGTAGGGTTTTTGATTGGGTGTTTCTGTGGATTGCTTCAACTCTTGAATGTGTACGGGACCTGTAGCCTGCAACACTGCGCAGGCGGATATAAGGAATACGCGTCAAAGTTTCAAACTCACGTTGTTTCTCCGTAAGGTAAAATTTAAAAAATGAAGTATACGATTACAAAAGCATTGATGGCACTTCTGCTTCTCATTAGCCCTGCAGTGCAATCACAGTCGAATAACGGTACTGTCGCCTTTGATTGTCCAAATCTGCCATCCTCTGAATTCCAGTTTGACTTGGACAGGCGCGTCATTGCACTCGTAATGGAGGAGCCGACTTCTAATATTGCTCCCCTGTTTAACAACATAGATAATTTACATCTCCGCAACTATCGAAGTCGATCTGTCGATCTTAAGGAAGTTGTTCAATATTACGGAGAGACCCTAAAAGCGCGCAGCTGGAACATATTGGGACACCCTTTGCAAGGCGATGTCGAAGACGACAATTTGCATCTCTACACCTTTCAAGTAAATGAGACCCTTCAAGGGATCTTTGTTATTGTTAAAAGCGGTGGTGATGTATATCTGATAAATATCGTTGGCGAAATCCCCAAAAAGCAGCTCGGTGGATTGTTGCTCAATCTTCACCAACTCGGTATTGAGATTCCTGAACTCATGTCGCTGAAACCTCGCGATCTGGAAATCGCGCCCCCTCCACCGCTCCCAACGCCTAAAGTTGTCGAGCCAACGCCAGCACCTGTGGAAAAAGAAACACACAAGCAAAAACGCACCCATACTGCTGAAGAGGTATCCCCATCGTTACAAGAAACCCAAGAGCCGGCAACGTCATGGAATTGGACGTTTGATGGCGAGCAAATTCACGACATTCAAATCCAAGGTGTCAACGGGATTGAAAGTGCCAATATTGTGAAAATCCTTGAAAATGGGTCTGGTGATGTCACTGAGGTCATGCCTATCCTTACACGCGTGCTCCTCAATAGCTCGAAAAAAGCATCTTTACGTGTCG
It encodes the following:
- a CDS encoding FtsX-like permease family protein, with amino-acid sequence MKLYEGISTGLASIFQEKLRSALTMLGIVIGVAAVLAMLAIGEGAKRIVTQEFEKFGGHFFVRRNPWIWRGDRVFPNRSGEHLKYEDVLAIEAECPAVESVIPSISNEVLAQTEGGATKWTEYNGVNSYFPIGMAWEIQQGRFFSEDEFNNRRKVCVLGLEVATELFGDQPPMGTEIKLSLQGGRPDRFRILGVMAKRGTSLQYGFSWDDVVFIPLTTAQDRFKGKRHVNYLNVRAVDSDSIEKAAEEVTAVLKKRHRNQDNFFDISFATAAVKELDKISRIIKIMLSSIAGFSLFVGSVGIMNMMLVSVNQRTREIGIRRAIGAKRRDIFLQFLIEAIVMCGIGGLFGIGLGIGTGYVCSYIAVTIVKVIPQWPVVISPYWMVVSVSISAGIGILFGLYPAIRASHISPIEALRTQ
- a CDS encoding TlpA family protein disulfide reductase, producing the protein MICYADLNFRVIPKIVQLLGTQNPSLKLTDIKFYSNCYLQIQCKFYFKGEKMRFVTINLFLVCLFLFGIGHLAFGHDEIETASESHGPYMGDASWDAALETFYELLKTDPKAARVELENVAKTLFNEHPRTEEWVELFYQVFYQISLKEAQEKETEPPWQLISEIKRLYELGLEMLTSMDTEKYAKQIQVHQDALDYYTELAEFAEIMGDKSLKSEEIAPNKQNHTSQSESALSDAEDQIAHQQYMEKFFELLPTDPEAARQELETYAAKSYQGHPLTEEWVAHFFRMGSDGEASVSDITRFMEMTKQIRTDMDPEKYAKEIKGLEDSLTQLKMVATFYERDGITDAKIPFNPNVGDKKREQKSASDAPKVSHTEKIGKPAMDFEVIDLKGQELSLKKYRGQVVLLDFWATWCFPCRAEMPHLKRVYDKYKDQKFEIIGISLDHGRAVLDSYVEKQNITWLQFLDEGGAVTQMYNVKGIPATFLIDGEGIVRKVELRGRALEAAVAELVKENLSQQTK
- a CDS encoding sigma-70 family RNA polymerase sigma factor, whose amino-acid sequence is MVVEHSDAELIQRVLQGDQDAFGPLVEKYQKGVHALAWRKIGDFHIAQEIAQDAFFKAYQQLGTLKNHNQFAGWLYVIAAHLCADWFRKHRPPEQSLEVTDMSEVNEVSYSRYIAEKQATEADEARREVVKKLLQKLPESERTVMTLYYLGEMTIKAISEFLGVSPNTIKSRLSRARDRLKKEEDLIRQNLSSFQLPANLTQDIMNEISRIVPAAPTANKPVVPWVFSAASAVLIFLLMGVGTQYLSRFQKPYDLNATSERTVELIEAVLVLDSPTKPAVRNQAGSSSTPGRNPGAGQQPDARLFAAALVDETEVSTPEPQWIQTKGPAGGLVNTLFTTRRGDIYAGTSTNFYKMADDRHSWKLVIAGGPTSLSLKDWIMGGTQQMAERDDTLYVAINGEVSASTDYGETWMSLDAHPKGQPVGFVLTDGVPGAEVDMTLNLALVDGVFRSVDAGKSWIPLNDGNLADRKIRAIAAVENTLFAGTDSGLYRRNEDTWERLTIRPAETSENQFAIHALAVDEHRLYVAAGDELTNQNQLGMQFRATLTGSGQWSLYRSTDRGDTWYSIDPRKRQEQEEERQQRGQFGGGFPFPGAEETEIYMPSVKLFATPGRIVVADAFGELFYSMNTGETWTALDVKSGSGYNVPPPVLMMDENTFYKGGPSGVQTTIDGGKTWSEFNSGLVGTPVQTLIAVKGELYANSTNGFISSTDRGESWMPLPSEIDHGVIIEAFDDTLYVKRGNHMNTPSPIARLSTEDNSLTFIPGMPAFESVTSQNMDEEMNKIMMEAFTDKAQQSLEKGEPPNPEDVDFDQLNEAMNKVMQEQASAGLLAFIGRFAVSGDTYYVEYGKALYRWKPGMREWHNTGLVDQGEDAFASLFSGPFDYSTDVSTSYDTINSSGFKIAVSDSTVYIGKREGHLFQSFDEGDTWNDVTADIPFSFEKFDAIAFAGPTVYVATDKGIAYSSDGTHWHATTDTEGRTPVISRLAVVGTTVYGQTDQHVYLLKEGSNIWKQATPELPGSVISFAVDGNTLYIGTANRGVLRFTLDE
- a CDS encoding BamA/TamA family outer membrane protein; the protein is MKYILYIIVFFTLTVSPQTFAETPDGTIPFDCPDIPNPKFQFHFTRELIALAVTTAPFNTVDDLYIQIYDDEAGIYDKLAQYYGEEVKVKNWHGVQEDDRVRLYVPDGTALQNPQADDTFTGIFAVVKGDAAIYLLNIVGSVPTQQTGRLLGSLGELGIEISELKSLPALEIDKRSLSSPTGFRIADGSPIHEIQIKGNQKIDRTEILETLEAGDEDIDKAVEALRKKMGYRLEGVETSVKQENDKHIAVITVKERPSQSAGFGGGGPIINFNRVTGWELGAELESRLPGARLPDGTLASKLLGYIGYGFGNRLVNYEIGGKTMPFLAYTHRSGTTTFGDKSDKWYLGFGVDAKVYRVTDITTPILAVVDDYGSAYYDSPFRLLYSLFGGTDLHNYYSRRGFEIGLRWENLPRPVPTSIPMHLAKLTFLVENHESLKKSTDWHFFNWHSTSKARENPVITPGRMRSVMFEYDLNTRRDYLGWHNTFFVEHSRSAFGSDFDFTRYQLHLRYAHPLGKHQIRTRAVGSFSTASLPIQRQFTIGGPGVLNGYPLYAFAGDRGYLFNIEYFYPFPELPTWRNMQFDFFTLFLVFFLDAGQAWNIDDERSTFVPKTDAGIGFQFGERDSFLRFNVAQAFEAEQGVQFNLLWFYSF